The Psilocybe cubensis strain MGC-MH-2018 chromosome 7, whole genome shotgun sequence genome has a window encoding:
- a CDS encoding Protein F37C4.5 — translation MPPNAIANASRAVSEVCLSCQTDSKIANVSLYTGLAEVTRVFEPKLKKGDNKVIVSGLPDVLVPDSLRVEGRGQCTIYEVSLSDIPSSGPMTTSDRLEDLIKQKIRLEKALTRCHKAIAAVQSFQNSIAVRHVKADELADLQRGIDAAAEEWDLKQLDLEEQIAEVTRDIEQEQVALGEVKVDNKLRKRVYITLVADKECDVEIVLKYAVSSATWDPTYAIYVKMDTKEKAVKVIYKAAISQNTGESWNDIPLTLETVTPTTGLNIPELQPWTLSMYKPMYGKYLRKSAAASSLNTFGGHSMRKEPAASSDSESDGGPPGGGGRLHSSRPPNIKARGLTVTSKGDINATFSVPGLMTIPSDGASHTVTIMEVYLDAAMSWVTVPKKSPKAHLTAKIKNDSEYTLLRGIASIYVNGSFISRSDIPSVSPQESFDCPLGIDPAVRITYHPRSKKVTQPSFTRRNSTYLFSQRISISNTKATPISYLKVREQVPVSEDSNITVNLTSPGLVLPQANKKGVIIVPEPVKISSQVVARWEGADEPEMDPGQVGKDGKIP, via the exons ATGCCTCCAAACGCAATCGCAAATGCAAGCCGAGCAGTCAGTGAGGTATGCCTGTCGTGTCAGACGGATAGCAAGATCGCGAACGTTAGCTTGTATACTGGCCTGGCGGAGGTGACACGTGTTTTTGAACCAAAGCTCAAGAAAGGCGACAATAAGGTCATTGTGTCCGGTCTTCCTGATGTGCTGGTCCCAGATTCTCTTCG AGTTGAAGGTCGCGGTCAATGTACAATTTATGAAGTTTCACTCTCGGATATTCCTTCTTCGGGTCCTATGACGACCTCTGATCGTCTTGAAGACTTGATAAAGCAGAAGATTCGGTTGGAGAAAGCGTTGACGCGGTGCCATAAAGCGATTGCGGCAGTTCAGTCTTTCCAGAACAGTATTGCCGTGCGACATGTCAAGGCAGATGAGTTGGCCGATTTGCAGCGAGGAATTGACGCGGCTGCAGAGGAATGGGATCTCAAGCAGCTTGATTTGGAAGAGCAAATTGCAGAGGTTACTAGAGACATTGAGCAAGAGCAAGTAGCATTGGGCGAGGTCAAAGTGGATAATAAGCTGCGCAAACGTGTCTACATAACTCTCGTCGCAGACAAAGAATGCGACGTTGAGATTGTTTTGAAATACG CTGTTTCCAGCGCTACCTGGGACCCTACTTACGCTATCTACGTGAAAATGGACACCAAGGAAAAGGCGGTAAAGGTTATATACAAAGCAGCCATCTCACAAAATACAGGAGAG TCCTGGAATGATATTCCATTGACTTTGGAGACAGTGACGCCCACAACAGGACTCAATATCCCGGAATTGCAGCCATGGACGCTTTCTATGTATAAGCCCATGTACGGAAAGTACCTGAGAAAAAGTGCTGCTGCCTCCAGCCTTAACACGTTCGGCGGCCACTCAATGAGAAAAGAACCTGCAGCTAGTTCCGATTCCGAATCTGATGGAGGTCCacctggaggaggaggaagactgCATAGTTCGCGACCGCCCAACATCAAGGCCCGAGGCTTGACAGTCACATCGAAAGGGGACATCAATGCAACGTTCTCGGTCCCTGGATTAATGACGATTCCGAGTGACGGCGCTTCTCATACCGTGACTATAATGGAAGTGTATTTGGACGCAGCCATGTCCTGGGTTACGGTCCCAAAAAAATCGCCAAAGGCTCATTTAACT GCAAAAATAAAGAATGACTCTGAATATACCCTTTTACGCGGCATAGCAAGCATCTACGTCAATGGAAGTTTCATCTCGCGCTCTGATATCCCGTCTGTTAGTCCACAGGAAAGTTTTGATTGTCCTCTTGG CATCGACCCTGCAGTTCGCATCACCTATCACCCTCGTAGCAAGAAAGTCACTCAACCCAGCTTTACGCGCCGAAACTCTACGTACCTTTTTTCTCAAcgcatcagcatcagtaACACCAAAGCGACGCCCATCAGCTACCTGAAAGTACGCGAGCAGGTGCCTGTATCAGAGGACAGCAATATTACAGTCAACCTGACCTCTCCGGGTCTCGTACTACCTCAGGCGAACAAAAAGGGTGTCATTATTGTACCGGAGCCAGTGAAGATTAGCTCTCAGGTGGTGGCGCGGTGGGAAGGCGCGGATGAGCCGGAGATGGATCCAGGGCAGGTTGGAAAGGATGGCAAG ATACCTTAA